In Mycobacterium sp. 050128, one genomic interval encodes:
- a CDS encoding nitroreductase family protein, giving the protein MDIDYLLTATRSARKTLDLVTPVDLEDIRECLRIGLQAANGSNSQAWRWLVVADPKKREKIAELYRDAYLQRVGGQLLADLLPGGTPESRLMSSTEWLVENMAKVPLLVIPSYEPYLPRIDGDESFHLATLYGSIFPAVWNFQLALHTRGYGTCVTTLHLHHEQEVAELLGIPPTFVQGALLPVGRLRAGHTFSPARRRPLDEVVAVDSWDGPGL; this is encoded by the coding sequence ATGGACATCGACTACCTGCTGACCGCCACCCGCTCCGCGCGCAAGACGCTTGACCTCGTCACGCCGGTGGACCTCGAGGACATTCGCGAATGCCTGCGCATCGGCCTGCAGGCCGCCAACGGCTCGAACTCGCAGGCCTGGCGCTGGCTGGTGGTCGCCGATCCGAAGAAGCGCGAAAAGATCGCCGAGCTGTACCGCGACGCGTACCTTCAGCGGGTCGGCGGTCAGCTGCTCGCCGACCTGCTGCCGGGCGGCACGCCGGAGAGCCGGCTGATGTCGTCAACGGAGTGGCTGGTCGAGAACATGGCGAAGGTTCCGCTGTTGGTAATCCCAAGCTATGAGCCCTACTTGCCGCGTATCGACGGCGACGAATCGTTTCACCTGGCCACCCTGTACGGGTCGATCTTCCCCGCGGTGTGGAATTTTCAGCTGGCCCTGCACACTCGCGGCTACGGCACCTGCGTCACGACCCTGCACCTGCACCACGAGCAGGAGGTGGCCGAACTGCTCGGGATTCCGCCGACCTTCGTCCAGGGCGCCCTACTGCCGGTGGGCCGGCTGCGAGCCGGACACACCTTCTCCCCCGCACGGCGGCGACCTCTCGACGAAGTGGTCGCGGTGGACAGTTGGGACGGTCCCGGGCTCTAG
- a CDS encoding SDR family oxidoreductase, which produces MAEPRSVVITGASRGLGFASAVRLYREGWRVVAAMRTPEQGMPLLRQAIQDQGLPPPDDDRLIGVQLDLTDFASIPLAAKAIEEAVGTPYALVHNAGISAAGMVEETDMALWQQMFATSVLGPVELTKALLPSMRAAGEGRIVLVASTAGVRGQPATAPYSAAKAAMERWGESMACEIAPFGLGVTTLVSGTYDTDIITDAGTIDDRNFEGPYARLHNTMNSRGRFAMKMARPPERFTDGLVKALADEAPFRRRGVGPDASMLLAFNRILPSSGMHHLSRTVLGIPKQGSMRGGAWPLTTSQKAMVLVARVLPQPVLQRLASLAAKRRKGNEG; this is translated from the coding sequence ATGGCTGAGCCACGCTCGGTCGTCATCACCGGCGCATCCCGCGGACTCGGATTCGCCTCAGCCGTGCGCCTCTATCGCGAGGGGTGGCGCGTGGTCGCGGCGATGCGCACACCCGAACAGGGGATGCCGCTGCTGCGGCAGGCCATTCAGGACCAAGGGTTGCCGCCGCCTGACGATGACCGGCTGATCGGGGTGCAGCTCGATCTCACCGACTTCGCGTCGATTCCCTTGGCCGCCAAGGCGATCGAAGAGGCCGTCGGCACCCCCTACGCGCTGGTGCATAACGCCGGGATCTCCGCCGCCGGGATGGTGGAGGAGACCGATATGGCGCTGTGGCAGCAGATGTTCGCCACCAGCGTCCTGGGTCCGGTCGAGCTCACCAAGGCGTTGCTGCCGTCCATGCGCGCGGCCGGCGAGGGCCGCATCGTGCTGGTCGCCAGCACGGCCGGGGTACGGGGTCAGCCGGCCACCGCGCCGTACTCGGCGGCCAAGGCAGCGATGGAGCGCTGGGGCGAATCCATGGCGTGCGAGATCGCGCCTTTCGGTCTGGGTGTCACCACCCTGGTGTCGGGCACCTACGACACCGACATCATCACCGACGCCGGCACCATCGATGACCGCAACTTCGAGGGCCCGTACGCGCGTCTGCACAACACGATGAACAGCCGCGGACGATTTGCGATGAAGATGGCCCGGCCTCCGGAGCGGTTCACCGACGGTCTGGTCAAGGCGCTGGCCGACGAGGCGCCGTTTCGCCGCCGAGGTGTCGGGCCGGACGCGTCAATGCTGCTGGCCTTCAATCGGATTCTGCCGTCGTCGGGCATGCACCACCTGTCTCGGACCGTGCTGGGCATCCCCAAACAGGGGTCGATGCGGGGCGGGGCATGGCCGTTGACGACGAGCCAAAAGGCGATGGTGCTCGTGGCACGGGTACTTCCACAGCCGGTGCTGCAGCGCTTGGCATCACTAGCGGCCAAGCGCCGCAAGGGAAATGAGGGGTAA
- a CDS encoding acyl-CoA dehydrogenase family protein has product MNLELTDEQVALRDTTRRFLSEKAPISGHVRQLLDDPAGVDDAVWRGLADLGTTGLLVPEALGGAGMTMVEVGVVAEELGAALHPGPWLSTAVAAPRTLTRLCDSDSAATILAGIADGTTIATVSFLDFGNVAVDASGNDVVLRGELGEVADAAAADVLLVLAEDANGTALFAVNTDTSAVSVALERGIDATRKQFRVQLDGAPGQRLATATPTDVAAVIDDLLIATAADALGAARAVLDLAVEYAKVRKQFGQVIGSFQAVQHLCVDMYETVELARSGVVHALWAADALGSDERHLAALRAKAFAGRLATVGDTAIQVFGGIGYTWEHDAHLYLKRLLSWSALLGGPDRYLTELGARLANRGH; this is encoded by the coding sequence ATGAACCTCGAACTCACCGACGAACAGGTCGCGCTGCGCGACACCACCCGGCGCTTTCTTTCTGAAAAGGCACCGATTTCGGGCCACGTGCGCCAGCTGCTCGACGATCCGGCCGGTGTCGACGACGCGGTCTGGCGTGGCCTGGCCGACCTTGGCACCACCGGGCTGTTGGTGCCCGAGGCACTTGGCGGCGCCGGGATGACGATGGTCGAGGTCGGCGTGGTGGCCGAAGAGCTCGGCGCTGCCCTGCACCCGGGACCTTGGCTGTCCACCGCGGTGGCCGCACCGCGCACGTTGACCCGGCTCTGCGATAGCGACAGTGCTGCAACAATTTTGGCCGGAATCGCCGACGGAACGACCATCGCCACCGTCAGCTTCCTGGACTTCGGGAACGTCGCGGTCGACGCCTCCGGTAACGACGTGGTCCTGCGCGGCGAACTGGGCGAAGTAGCCGATGCCGCGGCGGCCGACGTGCTGCTGGTGCTGGCCGAAGATGCAAACGGCACCGCGCTTTTCGCGGTAAACACCGACACTTCGGCGGTTTCCGTGGCGCTCGAGCGCGGTATCGATGCGACCCGCAAGCAGTTTCGCGTCCAGCTCGACGGCGCGCCCGGGCAACGACTGGCCACGGCTACACCGACTGATGTTGCCGCGGTGATCGACGACCTGCTGATCGCCACCGCCGCCGACGCGCTCGGCGCCGCCCGCGCGGTGCTGGATCTCGCCGTCGAATACGCAAAAGTCAGAAAGCAATTCGGTCAGGTCATCGGGTCCTTTCAGGCGGTCCAGCACTTGTGCGTCGACATGTACGAGACGGTCGAACTGGCCCGCAGCGGTGTGGTCCACGCGCTGTGGGCCGCCGACGCCCTCGGATCCGACGAACGCCATCTCGCCGCCCTTCGGGCAAAGGCATTCGCCGGGCGACTGGCGACCGTCGGCGACACCGCCATCCAGGTGTTCGGCGGAATCGGCTACACCTGGGAGCACGATGCGCATCTCTACCTCAAACGCCTGCTGAGCTGGAGCGCACTTCTCGGCGGACCCGACCGCTACCTCACCGAACTCGGTGCGCGCCTTGCCAATAGGGGTCACTGA
- a CDS encoding cytochrome P450, translating into MEQLFDDLADFGAFDDAISGDVRDPYTELARLRREEPVQRLETSGALPHEESLPMFIVYRHEDIQQMLRDNETFSSSAVIAAFGPVLGEGVMLGMDEPIHGRLRSLVSKAFSQKSLARWQDELVGRVANSLIDKFAPNGKADLVKEFTFDYPSQIIAGLLGLPEEDYPQFQRWSISLLSWLMNPERGLAASAALCEYFAPILEARRAEPKGDLISALAAAEIDGEKLADEEIFSFLRLLLPAGVETTYRSLGSLLLALLSDPAQLAAIRADRSLLPQAIEEGVRWESPLLTITRVATRDTELGGVAIPAGATVMPMLGSANRQEDRYDDPNTFNIHRQAKANLGWGHGVHVCLGMHLARLEMRTAINLLLDRLPNLRLDPDGDDPHIRGQVFRSPTSVPVLFDAQK; encoded by the coding sequence ATGGAACAGCTTTTCGACGACTTGGCGGACTTCGGCGCCTTCGACGACGCGATCTCCGGTGATGTGCGTGACCCGTACACCGAACTGGCGCGGCTGCGTCGCGAGGAACCGGTGCAGCGACTCGAGACCTCGGGAGCGCTGCCCCATGAGGAGTCGCTGCCGATGTTCATCGTGTATCGCCACGAGGACATCCAGCAGATGTTGCGAGACAACGAGACATTCTCGTCGTCGGCCGTGATCGCCGCGTTCGGCCCCGTTCTCGGTGAGGGCGTGATGCTCGGCATGGACGAGCCGATCCACGGCCGGCTGCGTTCGCTGGTGTCAAAGGCGTTCTCGCAGAAGTCATTGGCGCGTTGGCAGGACGAGTTGGTCGGCCGGGTGGCGAACAGCCTGATCGACAAGTTCGCCCCCAACGGCAAGGCAGATCTGGTCAAGGAGTTCACGTTCGACTATCCGAGCCAGATCATCGCGGGCTTGTTGGGCTTGCCGGAAGAGGACTACCCACAGTTCCAGCGGTGGTCGATTTCGCTGCTGAGTTGGCTGATGAACCCCGAGCGCGGGCTGGCGGCCTCGGCCGCGCTGTGCGAATACTTCGCGCCGATACTCGAGGCCCGGCGGGCCGAGCCGAAGGGCGACTTGATCAGCGCGCTCGCCGCGGCCGAGATCGACGGGGAAAAGCTCGCGGACGAAGAGATCTTCTCCTTCCTGCGGCTGCTGCTGCCCGCCGGCGTCGAGACGACCTACCGGTCGTTGGGCAGCCTGCTGTTGGCGCTGCTGTCGGATCCCGCGCAGTTGGCCGCCATCCGCGCCGACCGCTCGCTGCTGCCGCAGGCCATCGAGGAGGGGGTGCGGTGGGAATCGCCTCTGCTGACCATCACCCGGGTCGCGACGCGCGACACCGAACTCGGCGGGGTGGCGATCCCGGCCGGGGCGACGGTGATGCCGATGCTGGGTTCGGCGAACCGGCAAGAGGACCGCTACGACGATCCGAACACGTTCAACATTCACCGACAGGCCAAGGCGAATCTGGGCTGGGGACACGGCGTACATGTCTGCCTCGGCATGCACCTGGCGCGCCTGGAAATGCGGACCGCGATCAACCTTTTGTTGGACCGGCTGCCGAATCTGCGGCTGGACCCCGACGGGGACGACCCACACATCCGCGGACAGGTCTTCCGGTCGCCCACCTCGGTCCCGGTGCTGTTCGACGCGCAGAAATAG
- a CDS encoding ABC transporter substrate-binding protein: MSYESSAEPIKVGYLMDFRLPPGFPEELFASFTQTFDLIFEEAVAQGLMDRPVQMIYREVEGLPKGSVKAVIDAYGELVDEGCLVVFGPNITDNCVPLREVIEERFKVPAISVTGTDDWLGEWTFSFPQGSMTDEPIFLADLIAKRGLCEIGVLFEQSLIGESYLKNLRSACRRKGIRIVAEVSIAQTAQDINAAVQTLHEAKAEAIVHLGFGFGIVFINPALEALGWDPPRFTTTAWQNAWVNPIMWNAFMGWTGVDQYDEANRIGQEFLDTYAKKYNGSRPEFCVTVVNRDVAATLVRAFTDAHPLSPRGVKEALERVKMMPAASGAPGTRVSFGKWTRRAWMGAGYLVARTLDADGINSHLVDRFGEED; encoded by the coding sequence ATGTCCTACGAAAGCAGCGCCGAGCCGATCAAGGTCGGCTACTTGATGGACTTCAGGCTGCCGCCGGGCTTCCCCGAGGAGCTGTTCGCCTCTTTCACCCAGACTTTCGACCTCATCTTCGAAGAGGCGGTCGCCCAAGGCCTGATGGACCGTCCGGTGCAGATGATCTATCGCGAGGTGGAGGGTCTGCCCAAGGGTTCGGTCAAGGCGGTGATCGATGCGTATGGCGAACTGGTCGACGAGGGCTGCCTCGTCGTCTTCGGTCCGAACATCACCGACAACTGCGTGCCGTTGCGTGAGGTGATCGAGGAACGGTTCAAGGTGCCGGCCATCAGCGTGACCGGCACCGACGACTGGTTGGGCGAGTGGACGTTCTCCTTCCCGCAGGGATCGATGACCGATGAGCCGATCTTTTTGGCCGACCTCATCGCCAAACGCGGACTCTGCGAGATCGGTGTGCTCTTCGAGCAGAGCCTGATCGGTGAGAGCTACTTGAAGAACCTGCGAAGTGCGTGCCGGCGCAAAGGCATTCGCATCGTGGCCGAAGTCTCCATCGCCCAGACGGCTCAGGACATCAACGCGGCGGTCCAGACGCTGCATGAGGCAAAAGCCGAGGCGATCGTGCACCTGGGATTCGGATTCGGCATCGTCTTCATCAACCCGGCGCTCGAAGCCCTCGGTTGGGACCCACCCCGCTTCACCACCACCGCGTGGCAGAACGCATGGGTCAACCCGATCATGTGGAACGCGTTTATGGGCTGGACCGGTGTCGACCAGTACGACGAGGCGAACCGGATCGGCCAGGAATTCCTCGACACCTACGCAAAGAAGTACAACGGCAGTCGCCCCGAGTTCTGCGTCACCGTGGTGAACCGTGACGTCGCCGCGACACTTGTGCGCGCGTTTACCGACGCCCATCCGCTCAGCCCCCGTGGCGTCAAGGAGGCCCTCGAGCGGGTCAAGATGATGCCCGCCGCGTCGGGCGCACCGGGGACTCGAGTGTCGTTCGGCAAATGGACCCGCCGCGCCTGGATGGGCGCCGGCTACCTGGTGGCTCGGACGCTCGACGCCGACGGTATCAACTCGCATCTGGTGGATCGCTTCGGAGAGGAAGACTGA
- a CDS encoding spirocyclase AveC family protein yields the protein MSTEQSAPLRADGEPAASGTNKRGWGGWIAGAALAAFVLFFIANCRVALDPRVANPNVQGRPRPVKFLFGLDYITFLHISTIVMLLVLLVVFIRGWRRNPGSPVMLMFLCTTLIVWQDPIMNWSPFAVYNPDLIHWPESWPLVSLSPTVEPFVVFGYVTFYFGPYFPAIWILRKLQAKYGPTAFVSRHPLWSLGLLTCVIGFIFDAWLEIQLVHAGMYIYSQVIPWGSVFTGTTFQFPLIWESFSVTFVMVPAAILCYRDDTGKSVAEKLAAKAKIFPSRPVLGTFLVMFAIINVSYFAYGAWFWVIKVSHAATSVACPWPYPEAKVYDPQGYYEKAGAQGPYSVGIWSTWASGEPHGRPHVEAPPPGQGPCATVSKNG from the coding sequence ATGTCCACAGAACAATCCGCACCGTTGAGGGCGGACGGCGAGCCCGCCGCGTCGGGCACCAACAAGCGCGGCTGGGGCGGCTGGATCGCCGGTGCGGCGCTGGCGGCCTTCGTGCTCTTCTTCATCGCGAATTGCCGTGTGGCCCTTGACCCGCGGGTTGCCAACCCAAACGTGCAGGGCCGGCCGCGGCCGGTGAAGTTCCTCTTCGGGTTGGACTACATCACCTTCCTGCACATCTCCACGATCGTCATGCTGCTGGTGCTGCTGGTGGTGTTCATCCGGGGCTGGCGCCGCAATCCGGGCAGTCCGGTCATGCTGATGTTCCTGTGCACCACGCTGATCGTGTGGCAGGACCCGATCATGAACTGGTCGCCGTTCGCGGTCTACAACCCCGACCTCATCCACTGGCCGGAGTCCTGGCCGCTGGTGTCGCTGTCGCCGACGGTCGAGCCGTTCGTCGTATTCGGCTATGTCACTTTCTATTTCGGGCCGTACTTTCCGGCGATCTGGATCCTGCGCAAGCTGCAGGCCAAGTACGGGCCGACGGCATTCGTCTCGCGTCACCCGTTGTGGAGCTTGGGCCTGCTGACGTGCGTGATCGGTTTCATCTTCGACGCGTGGCTGGAAATCCAGCTCGTGCACGCCGGCATGTACATCTACTCCCAGGTGATTCCGTGGGGATCGGTGTTCACCGGCACCACCTTCCAATTCCCGCTGATCTGGGAGTCGTTCTCGGTGACCTTCGTGATGGTGCCCGCGGCGATTCTCTGCTATCGCGATGACACCGGTAAATCGGTGGCCGAGAAGTTGGCCGCCAAGGCGAAGATCTTCCCGAGCCGCCCGGTGCTGGGCACCTTCCTGGTGATGTTCGCCATCATCAACGTCTCCTACTTCGCCTACGGCGCCTGGTTCTGGGTCATTAAGGTCAGCCACGCGGCGACCTCGGTCGCTTGCCCATGGCCGTATCCGGAGGCGAAAGTATATGACCCGCAAGGCTATTACGAGAAGGCCGGCGCGCAGGGCCCCTATTCGGTCGGCATCTGGTCGACCTGGGCGAGCGGCGAGCCGCATGGCCGGCCGCACGTCGAAGCGCCGCCGCCGGGCCAGGGCCCCTGCGCGACCGTGAGCAAGAATGGCTGA
- a CDS encoding CbbQ/NirQ/NorQ/GpvN family protein, with product MTNESGIACRNGADPDPEAGAARARPYYQAVGGEEAIFKAAYRQGLALLLKGPTGCGKTRFVEAMAHDLGRPLITVSCHDDLTTADLVGRYLLRGDETVWVDGPLTRAVREGAICYLDEVVEARQDTTVVLHPLADHRRQLPIERLGITLDAAPGFGLVVSYNPGYQSVLKDLKDSTRQRMVAIEFGFPAADVEEGIVAHEAGVDGATAAELVRFGQAIRRLETGGLREVASTRVLIAAGRLVTEGLNMQQAARAAIAGPLTDDVAVGRALGEMVEVYLGAGA from the coding sequence ATGACCAACGAGTCCGGGATTGCCTGCCGCAACGGTGCGGATCCCGACCCGGAGGCCGGCGCCGCTCGGGCGCGGCCCTATTACCAGGCGGTCGGCGGCGAAGAGGCGATCTTCAAGGCCGCCTACCGCCAGGGTTTGGCGCTGCTGTTGAAGGGGCCGACGGGTTGCGGCAAGACCCGCTTCGTCGAGGCGATGGCCCACGACCTGGGTCGGCCGCTGATCACCGTGTCGTGCCACGACGACCTGACCACGGCGGACCTGGTCGGGAGGTATCTGCTGCGTGGCGACGAGACGGTGTGGGTGGACGGCCCGCTGACCCGCGCGGTGCGCGAGGGCGCGATCTGTTACCTGGACGAAGTCGTGGAAGCCCGGCAGGACACCACCGTGGTGCTGCATCCGCTCGCCGACCACCGGCGACAGCTGCCGATCGAGCGGCTCGGCATCACCCTGGACGCGGCACCCGGATTCGGCCTGGTGGTGTCCTACAACCCCGGCTATCAAAGCGTGCTCAAGGACCTCAAGGATTCCACCCGCCAGCGCATGGTCGCGATCGAATTCGGTTTCCCTGCAGCCGATGTCGAAGAAGGCATCGTCGCGCACGAAGCGGGTGTGGACGGTGCCACCGCCGCGGAGCTGGTGCGTTTCGGGCAAGCCATCCGCCGGCTGGAGACCGGCGGGCTGCGCGAGGTCGCCTCGACCCGCGTGCTGATCGCGGCGGGCCGGCTCGTCACCGAGGGCCTGAACATGCAACAAGCGGCGCGGGCCGCGATCGCCGGACCGCTCACCGACGACGTCGCCGTGGGCCGGGCGCTGGGGGAGATGGTCGAGGTCTACCTGGGCGCAGGGGCATAG
- a CDS encoding acyl-CoA dehydrogenase family protein, protein MDFSYPAELEQFRIELRDWLSANLTDELIAARRPAGRDDASFEMLRGWSRTMSDAGWAAVSWPREYGGRGATVLEQLIYTEETTRARAPMPLNVIGMNNIAPAIMQYGTEDQKKTLLPRMMRADDIWCQGMSEPESGSDLASLRTRAVRDGDDFVVNGQKIWTSLGHRAHWCQLYVRTDPDAPKHKGISCLIVDMSLPGIEVRPLVTLNGDTDFAEVFFHDVRVPADALLGPLDGGWQVATTTLSHERAGAARLYAEMQVRLEELVDDIAAHSNALEDPVTLRRLGEIAVRIKYLEVLCQRSISATLHGGSEITAFGSASLAKSVWGEIGQDMAALAFDVLGTRGDNAAWANYRLTSRSLTIAGGTTQINKNITAQRVLGLPRK, encoded by the coding sequence GTGGACTTCTCCTATCCGGCGGAATTAGAACAGTTCCGCATCGAGTTGCGCGACTGGCTGTCCGCGAACCTCACCGATGAACTGATCGCCGCCCGGCGGCCCGCGGGACGCGACGATGCGTCCTTCGAGATGCTGCGCGGGTGGAGCCGCACGATGTCCGACGCGGGCTGGGCCGCCGTCTCCTGGCCCCGCGAATACGGCGGTCGCGGAGCGACGGTTCTCGAGCAGCTGATCTACACCGAGGAGACCACTCGCGCGCGGGCCCCGATGCCGCTCAACGTCATTGGGATGAACAACATCGCCCCCGCGATCATGCAGTACGGTACCGAAGACCAGAAGAAGACGCTGCTGCCCAGGATGATGCGCGCCGACGACATTTGGTGCCAGGGCATGTCGGAACCCGAATCCGGCTCCGATCTCGCCTCGCTGCGCACTCGCGCGGTCCGGGACGGCGACGACTTCGTCGTCAACGGCCAGAAGATCTGGACCTCGCTCGGTCATCGCGCGCACTGGTGCCAGCTTTACGTGCGCACCGATCCCGACGCCCCGAAGCACAAGGGGATCTCCTGCCTGATCGTCGACATGTCGCTGCCCGGCATCGAGGTGCGTCCGCTCGTCACGCTCAACGGCGACACCGATTTCGCCGAGGTGTTCTTTCACGACGTGCGAGTGCCGGCCGACGCGTTGCTCGGACCGCTCGACGGCGGCTGGCAGGTGGCCACCACCACCCTCAGCCACGAGCGGGCCGGCGCCGCACGGCTCTACGCCGAAATGCAGGTGCGGCTGGAAGAACTCGTCGACGACATCGCCGCGCACAGCAACGCACTCGAAGACCCGGTGACGCTGCGGCGCCTCGGCGAAATCGCGGTCCGCATCAAGTATCTCGAGGTGCTCTGCCAGCGATCGATCTCGGCGACGCTGCACGGTGGCTCGGAAATAACGGCGTTCGGATCGGCCAGCCTCGCCAAGTCCGTGTGGGGTGAGATCGGACAGGACATGGCCGCACTGGCCTTCGACGTGCTGGGCACCCGCGGCGACAACGCCGCATGGGCGAACTATCGCCTCACCTCACGCTCGTTGACCATCGCCGGCGGTACCACACAGATCAACAAGAACATCACCGCGCAACGCGTGCTCGGATTGCCACGCAAATGA
- a CDS encoding nitric oxide reductase activation protein NorD, with amino-acid sequence MGDDAGAERLQALGMLASAWAGRAVAVAGLPSGEPAWTDGQTIHVDAGASARATLEAIAVQASMVAAGSLQPDVVRSLLRHPRVAKRYLAVESHRALVANAHLLPTVLASLGDRDIASRSDSPAASLELAAGRASIGDPPSVFGVIRAAKLMAACARVTKHDDQAATAHVPRSDGRRELEQLDDGEVDDSDDPDLFTSPVGGGGFIGKWLKKMLSSTRKTGSGGGPPGADAPTHRTNSAKRGGHAVSSLASTASEDVDDSGVTADGVRYPEWDVSRKRYRPDWCTVREVAPQIKASATPAIDDALGVRRPLSRLGMGLHRRHRQPQGDDIDIDAAVEARVEVRAGSVPDESVYLDSLRRRRDLSVLLLLDVSGSAAEPGTVGRTVHEQQRTAVANLTVALHDLGDRVCLYAYYSQGRTSVTMVPVKRFDDHLDAHIIRRLNSLEPGAYSRLGAAIRHGSSVLEARGGTSRRLLVVLSDGLAYDHGYERAYGAADARRALSEARRRGTGCVCLTIGAGTDVASLRRVFGSTAHATIGRPDQLAGVIGPLFRSALRSAEVRRRVSD; translated from the coding sequence GTGGGGGACGACGCTGGTGCCGAGCGGTTGCAGGCCCTGGGCATGCTCGCCTCCGCGTGGGCGGGCCGGGCCGTTGCGGTCGCCGGGCTCCCGTCCGGTGAGCCGGCGTGGACGGATGGGCAGACGATTCACGTCGACGCCGGCGCTTCTGCCCGCGCCACACTGGAAGCCATTGCCGTCCAGGCGTCGATGGTCGCGGCCGGCAGCCTGCAGCCCGACGTGGTGCGGTCGTTGCTTCGCCACCCCCGGGTGGCCAAGCGCTACCTCGCAGTCGAGAGCCATCGCGCGCTGGTGGCCAATGCGCATTTGCTACCAACGGTTTTGGCGTCATTGGGCGACCGCGACATCGCGAGTCGCAGCGACTCGCCCGCCGCGTCGCTGGAGCTTGCGGCGGGGCGGGCGTCGATTGGCGATCCGCCGTCCGTGTTCGGCGTGATCCGTGCGGCCAAGCTGATGGCCGCGTGCGCCCGCGTCACCAAACACGACGACCAGGCAGCCACCGCGCATGTCCCGCGCAGCGACGGCCGGCGCGAGCTGGAGCAACTTGATGATGGCGAGGTCGACGACTCCGACGATCCCGACCTGTTCACCAGCCCGGTCGGCGGCGGCGGCTTCATCGGCAAGTGGCTGAAAAAGATGCTGTCGTCCACCCGCAAGACCGGCAGCGGCGGCGGGCCACCCGGCGCGGACGCCCCGACGCATCGCACGAACTCCGCAAAACGCGGTGGGCACGCCGTATCCTCGCTGGCCTCGACCGCGAGCGAGGATGTCGACGACTCCGGAGTCACAGCGGACGGTGTGCGGTATCCGGAATGGGATGTCTCCCGCAAGCGGTATCGGCCCGACTGGTGCACCGTGCGGGAGGTCGCGCCGCAGATCAAAGCCTCGGCGACACCGGCGATCGACGACGCCCTCGGGGTGCGTCGGCCGCTATCGCGACTCGGTATGGGTCTGCACCGTCGGCACCGCCAACCACAGGGGGACGACATCGACATCGACGCCGCCGTCGAGGCCCGCGTCGAGGTGCGGGCCGGATCGGTGCCCGACGAGTCGGTGTACCTGGACAGCCTGCGGCGCCGGCGTGACCTGTCGGTCTTGCTGCTACTCGACGTGTCGGGGTCGGCGGCCGAGCCCGGAACGGTCGGGCGCACGGTGCACGAACAACAGCGAACGGCGGTGGCCAACCTGACTGTCGCGCTGCATGACCTCGGTGACCGGGTCTGCCTCTACGCCTATTACTCGCAGGGGCGCACGTCGGTAACCATGGTGCCCGTCAAGCGATTCGACGACCATCTCGACGCCCACATCATCAGGCGGCTCAACAGCCTGGAACCCGGCGCCTACTCTCGCCTGGGCGCGGCCATCCGGCACGGCTCGTCGGTGCTGGAGGCGCGCGGCGGTACGTCTCGGCGGCTGCTGGTGGTGCTGTCCGACGGCCTTGCCTACGACCACGGGTATGAGCGGGCATACGGCGCCGCGGACGCGCGCCGCGCGCTAAGCGAGGCCCGCCGGCGGGGAACTGGCTGCGTGTGCCTGACCATCGGCGCTGGGACCGACGTGGCGTCGCTGCGCCGGGTGTTCGGTAGCACCGCACATGCCACGATCGGGCGCCCGGATCAGCTCGCCGGGGTGATCGGACCGCTGTTCCGATCCGCGTTGCGCTCCGCGGAGGTGCGCCGGCGGGTGAGCGACTGA